A genomic segment from Desulfovibrio sp. encodes:
- a CDS encoding DMSO/selenate family reductase complex B subunit, producing the protein MKQPAFYIDMTACTGCKTCMVACIDGHDLPQGVMWRRVAEYTGGKWVRRANGTYDQNVFSYYTSVSCNHCQNPVCVKVCPTTAMHKDEQGIVSVDPDKCVGCRYCEWNCPYSAPQYNRQAGRMTKCDFCKDRLGAGLKPLCVEACPMRAIHFGEYEDLKKQFGDAVHVAPLPEQGVTSPCLVITPPHNAQPVGSNMGSIRNPEEM; encoded by the coding sequence GTGAAACAGCCGGCTTTTTATATAGATATGACCGCCTGTACGGGCTGCAAGACATGTATGGTCGCCTGCATAGACGGGCACGACCTGCCCCAGGGCGTCATGTGGCGGCGTGTGGCGGAATACACCGGCGGCAAATGGGTCCGCCGGGCCAACGGCACATATGACCAGAACGTGTTTTCATACTACACGTCTGTAAGCTGCAACCACTGCCAGAACCCCGTGTGCGTCAAGGTGTGCCCTACCACGGCCATGCACAAGGACGAGCAGGGCATTGTGAGCGTGGACCCCGACAAGTGCGTGGGCTGCCGCTATTGCGAGTGGAACTGCCCTTACTCCGCCCCCCAGTACAACAGGCAGGCGGGCAGAATGACCAAGTGCGATTTCTGCAAGGACAGGCTGGGCGCCGGGCTCAAACCCCTGTGCGTGGAAGCCTGCCCCATGCGGGCCATCCACTTTGGCGAATATGAAGACCTGAAAAAACAGTTTGGTGACGCAGTGCATGTGGCTCCGCTGCCGGAGCAGGGCGTTACTTCTCCCTGTCTTGTGATTACGCCGCCCCACAATGCGCAGCCTGTGGGCAGCAATATGGGCAGCATCCGTAATCCGGAGGAAATGTAG
- a CDS encoding DmsC/YnfH family molybdoenzyme membrane anchor subunit — protein sequence MEYLQEFPLVFFTLLVQMAVGMVLVGKCVLGNEADRALREGVRRQNVAALLLFAVAGGISFVHLGTPLHAPFTLLHVAQSWLSREILMVGVVGLALLWLVLVGRKKQAVEAEKKAMVLAGLCGIVLLFTMSCVYNQGTMPGWQNWGVFTAFLASMSLLGASWHAVVLSMRKEGAPVRALGPCLVWAVLGLVLMAVSLPLAMPEQSYLVNPVSRLLPPACIAGSHGLHALVSGLGVVLLALGAARGMQGKGLKPALTVAAFILIVLGEVFGRLVFYLSYSRLGM from the coding sequence ATGGAATATCTTCAGGAATTCCCTCTGGTATTCTTTACCCTGCTGGTTCAGATGGCTGTGGGCATGGTGCTGGTTGGCAAGTGCGTGCTTGGCAATGAGGCCGACCGCGCCCTGCGCGAAGGTGTGCGGCGGCAGAACGTGGCCGCGCTGCTTCTGTTTGCCGTGGCCGGGGGCATCAGTTTTGTGCATCTGGGTACGCCCCTGCACGCGCCTTTTACCCTGCTGCACGTGGCGCAGTCGTGGCTCAGCCGTGAAATCCTCATGGTTGGTGTTGTCGGGCTTGCCCTGCTGTGGCTGGTGCTGGTTGGGCGCAAAAAGCAGGCGGTAGAAGCCGAGAAAAAGGCCATGGTTCTGGCGGGCCTGTGCGGTATCGTGCTGCTGTTTACCATGAGCTGCGTTTACAATCAGGGCACAATGCCCGGCTGGCAGAACTGGGGCGTCTTTACCGCCTTTCTGGCATCCATGAGTCTGCTGGGTGCTTCCTGGCATGCGGTTGTGCTGAGCATGCGCAAGGAAGGCGCGCCTGTGCGCGCTCTGGGCCCCTGCCTTGTTTGGGCCGTGCTTGGCCTTGTGCTCATGGCTGTAAGCCTGCCGCTGGCCATGCCGGAGCAGTCCTATCTTGTTAATCCCGTTTCACGGCTTTTGCCCCCGGCCTGCATTGCCGGGTCACACGGGCTGCACGCGCTGGTATCTGGTCTGGGCGTTGTGCTGCTGGCGCTGGGCGCTGCCCGTGGCATGCAGGGCAAGGGCCTCAAGCCTGCGCTGACGGTTGCCGCCTTTATCCTGATTGTTCTGGGTGAAGTGTTTGGGCGACTTGTGTTTTATCTTTCCTATTCACGTCTGGGCATGTAG
- a CDS encoding pseudouridine synthase, translating to MELEFRFRNNDLGPVFPTFQERVNSMLPVNRAESTPAAPAAPADDEAGTSAAPVLEQTVPGTPHMLNSDEMRQALAQVEQEAVQHSQELIQVHTGLNEQRVARLLGLLD from the coding sequence ATGGAACTGGAATTCCGTTTTCGTAATAATGATCTGGGGCCGGTTTTTCCCACATTTCAGGAAAGGGTCAACTCGATGCTGCCCGTAAACCGGGCCGAAAGCACCCCGGCAGCCCCCGCTGCCCCCGCAGACGACGAGGCTGGCACCTCTGCTGCGCCAGTGCTGGAACAGACTGTTCCCGGCACCCCGCATATGCTCAATTCTGACGAAATGCGTCAGGCCCTTGCCCAGGTGGAGCAGGAAGCAGTGCAGCACAGTCAGGAGCTTATTCAGGTGCATACCGGCCTGAACGAACAGCGCGTGGCGCGCCTGCTCGGCCTGCTGGATTAA
- a CDS encoding molecular chaperone TorD family protein, with the protein MDQEQLTQYLVALQFCSRIFQNSPDEEMLRGVVGGGLLQGLGSWECFRPSEQAAKLWGGALAPETSAAELAAAYPAEAAQDSCRSIYLDLHMDHLALFSGPQPLAAPWESVWREKDRLLFGHSTQEVRDCYREWGIAAERDGHEPEDHLGLELAFVLFLVQNLGSGAVSCRGESPQAVLAAFMDGHIMVWAGECLKKASECASTVFYREMSALCCLLLGSVRRYIAGLPA; encoded by the coding sequence ATGGATCAGGAACAGTTGACGCAATATCTTGTGGCCTTGCAGTTTTGCAGCCGTATTTTCCAGAATTCGCCAGACGAAGAAATGCTGCGCGGTGTTGTTGGCGGCGGTCTTTTGCAGGGTCTGGGCAGCTGGGAATGCTTCCGGCCATCGGAGCAGGCCGCAAAGCTCTGGGGCGGGGCGCTTGCACCAGAAACCAGTGCCGCAGAACTTGCGGCGGCCTACCCGGCGGAAGCTGCGCAGGATTCATGCCGATCCATCTACCTGGATCTGCACATGGACCATCTGGCCCTGTTTTCCGGGCCGCAGCCTTTGGCCGCTCCGTGGGAATCTGTCTGGCGTGAGAAAGACCGCCTGCTTTTTGGACACAGCACGCAGGAAGTGCGCGACTGCTACAGGGAGTGGGGCATAGCCGCAGAACGTGACGGACACGAACCGGAAGACCACCTGGGGCTGGAGCTGGCCTTCGTGCTCTTTCTTGTGCAGAACCTGGGCTCTGGTGCCGTCTCCTGTCGGGGAGAATCCCCGCAGGCGGTGCTGGCTGCTTTTATGGACGGGCATATCATGGTCTGGGCCGGGGAGTGCCTCAAAAAGGCATCGGAATGCGCCAGCACGGTGTTTTATCGTGAGATGTCTGCCCTTTGTTGTCTGCTGCTTGGCAGTGTTCGCAGGTATATTGCGGGGTTGCCAGCATAG
- a CDS encoding efflux RND transporter periplasmic adaptor subunit — protein sequence MNVFQTPLPHLPLRLARPRFVQLILAPLVLLLAMTGCSQDDSKKNTTPPAPVRVESVARADVPRLLHAVGNVRASSSVGVKPRVTGEIQQVHFTEGQDVREGDPLITIDPRPFEAALREKKGQLAKSQAQLAKALDDMARYGKLVGSGYVSRDAYEKTATEAAALRATVQSDKASVESAALDLSYCTVVAPISGRVGALSVDKGNMVKAADATVIVSIDTLSPIYVGFSVPEVHLPVILEQMAQSRVQVSATPAGGKPETGLLTLVDNTVDTRTGTIRLRATFANDQRRLWPGQFVQVELPLGVATQALTVPTRAVQSGREESYVYVVDKDSRASYRKVRPLFEHGDRTVLDGEIAEGDHIVVDGQVRLAPGLLVKILE from the coding sequence ATGAACGTATTCCAGACCCCTCTGCCCCATCTGCCGCTGCGCCTTGCCCGGCCGCGCTTTGTCCAGCTGATTCTGGCGCCGCTGGTTCTGCTGCTCGCTATGACGGGCTGTTCGCAGGACGACAGCAAAAAAAATACAACGCCCCCCGCTCCAGTGCGGGTTGAAAGCGTGGCGCGCGCCGATGTGCCTCGCCTGCTGCACGCCGTGGGCAACGTGCGCGCTTCATCCTCTGTGGGCGTAAAGCCGCGCGTTACGGGTGAAATACAGCAGGTCCACTTTACCGAAGGGCAGGACGTACGCGAAGGCGACCCCTTGATCACTATTGATCCGCGCCCCTTTGAGGCAGCCCTGCGCGAAAAGAAAGGCCAGCTTGCCAAATCGCAGGCCCAGCTTGCCAAAGCGCTGGATGACATGGCCCGCTACGGCAAACTGGTGGGCAGCGGCTACGTGAGCCGCGACGCCTACGAAAAAACCGCCACCGAGGCCGCCGCCCTGCGCGCAACCGTGCAGTCAGACAAAGCCAGTGTGGAAAGCGCCGCCCTCGACCTCAGCTACTGCACTGTGGTGGCCCCCATTAGCGGGCGCGTTGGCGCGCTCAGCGTAGACAAGGGCAACATGGTCAAAGCGGCCGACGCCACGGTTATTGTCAGCATCGACACACTTTCGCCCATTTACGTGGGCTTTTCTGTGCCAGAAGTTCACCTGCCTGTCATTCTGGAGCAGATGGCCCAGAGCCGCGTGCAGGTTTCGGCTACTCCTGCGGGCGGCAAGCCGGAAACCGGCCTGCTCACGCTGGTGGATAATACTGTGGACACGCGTACGGGCACAATCCGCCTGCGGGCCACCTTTGCCAACGACCAGCGCCGCCTGTGGCCGGGCCAGTTTGTACAGGTTGAGCTGCCCCTTGGCGTTGCAACCCAGGCCCTCACCGTGCCCACCAGAGCAGTGCAGTCTGGACGCGAAGAATCCTACGTATACGTGGTGGACAAGGACAGTCGGGCCAGCTACCGCAAGGTGCGCCCGCTGTTTGAACACGGCGACCGCACTGTGCTGGATGGCGAAATAGCCGAGGGCGACCACATAGTGGTGGACGGTCAGGTGCGCCTTGCGCCGGGTCTGCTGGTTAAAATACTCGAGTAA
- a CDS encoding exodeoxyribonuclease III, with amino-acid sequence MQLKLVSWNVNGLRAVAGKPEWQWFAQTDAQVVALQETKAHPDQLNEDVREPEGWESHWSWSTVKKGYSGVAVFSKVPSLNASIELPQLEFQGEGRLLHLEYPQFHFFNGYFPNGGAEELDDNGKPTGRFKRVPYKMGFFEAFLAYAEECRKSKPIVVCGDFNIAHRPIDLARPKQNEKYTGFLPEERAFLDRFTAMGYVDTFRHVHGEAEGNYSWWSYKSRAREKNVGWRIDYFFVSQELVPAVRDAWIEKDVFGSDHCPVGLCLEF; translated from the coding sequence ATGCAGCTCAAGCTTGTTTCATGGAATGTCAATGGCCTGCGTGCAGTGGCTGGCAAGCCCGAATGGCAGTGGTTTGCTCAAACCGACGCACAGGTTGTGGCCCTGCAGGAAACCAAGGCCCACCCCGATCAGTTGAATGAAGATGTGCGCGAGCCGGAAGGCTGGGAATCGCACTGGTCGTGGAGCACGGTGAAAAAGGGCTATTCTGGTGTGGCGGTGTTCAGCAAGGTTCCTTCACTCAATGCCAGTATCGAACTGCCCCAGCTGGAATTTCAGGGCGAGGGGCGTCTGCTGCATTTGGAATACCCGCAGTTTCACTTTTTCAACGGCTATTTTCCCAACGGCGGTGCAGAAGAACTGGACGACAACGGCAAACCTACAGGCCGGTTCAAGCGCGTGCCGTACAAGATGGGATTTTTCGAGGCCTTTCTTGCCTATGCGGAAGAATGCCGCAAAAGCAAGCCCATTGTAGTGTGCGGCGATTTCAATATCGCGCACCGGCCCATTGATCTTGCGCGGCCCAAGCAGAATGAAAAATATACTGGCTTTTTGCCCGAAGAGCGCGCTTTTCTCGACCGCTTTACGGCCATGGGCTATGTGGACACCTTTCGCCACGTGCACGGCGAGGCCGAAGGCAACTATTCGTGGTGGTCGTACAAGAGCCGCGCACGTGAAAAGAACGTGGGCTGGCGCATAGACTACTTTTTTGTATCGCAGGAGCTTGTGCCAGCAGTGCGCGACGCCTGGATAGAAAAAGACGTATTTGGCTCGGACCACTGCCCCGTGGGGCTCTGTCTGGAATTTTGA
- the hflX gene encoding GTPase HflX: MQGLKPSQIAALTRLFNRRFPAAEVYTVDQARELSLLSRALGRQVGLLIDRKGRVQMVIVGEAGSIMIPELPRGRSGQERLRGLRLLHTHLNPGGISQEDLMDMLFLRLDAVVALTVNPVGEPVQWQAAHLLPSPSGGQPYHLDPPQPWDRTESQFVATAEALEEELARKAEDAHEADGTPRAMLVSVGTQPRIIQERNLDELAELARTAGLTVAGRMVQRVAQINPRLIMGKGKVAELEVLALQGRAGMMIFDGELSPAQLHNLADITERKVIDRTQLILDIFAQHAVSRAGKLQVELAQLRYTQPRLVGKNRAMDRLMGGIGGRGPGETKLETDRRKIRERMARIRKELDQLRRQRSFTRARRSRQGIPLAALVGYTNAGKSTLLNTLTRSEVLAENKLFATLDPTTRRLRFPAEKEIILADTVGFIRNLPKELMDAFRATLEELEAADLLLHVADASHPDLLQQISAVETILAEMELDRMPRLMILNKWDQLEAPARAELADAFPHALTISAKKGDGCKTLLEELELLLLRHPASLVATDTPTVLN, translated from the coding sequence GTGCAAGGGCTCAAACCGAGCCAGATTGCAGCACTTACGCGGTTGTTCAACCGCCGGTTTCCGGCGGCAGAAGTCTACACCGTTGACCAGGCGCGCGAGCTCTCTCTGCTTTCACGCGCTCTGGGCCGGCAGGTGGGTCTGCTCATCGACCGCAAAGGCCGCGTGCAGATGGTTATTGTGGGTGAGGCGGGCAGCATCATGATTCCCGAGCTGCCGCGTGGCCGCAGCGGGCAGGAACGCCTGCGCGGTCTGCGTTTGCTGCACACCCACCTGAATCCTGGCGGTATCAGCCAGGAAGACCTGATGGACATGCTTTTTTTGCGTCTGGATGCCGTGGTTGCCCTTACCGTCAACCCGGTGGGCGAACCCGTGCAGTGGCAGGCGGCGCACCTTTTGCCCTCCCCTTCTGGCGGCCAACCCTACCACCTCGACCCGCCGCAGCCCTGGGACCGCACCGAATCGCAGTTTGTCGCCACCGCTGAAGCGCTGGAAGAAGAACTGGCCCGCAAGGCTGAAGACGCGCACGAGGCGGACGGCACCCCCCGCGCCATGCTGGTTTCCGTAGGCACGCAGCCCCGCATCATTCAGGAGCGCAACCTCGACGAACTGGCCGAACTGGCCCGCACCGCAGGCCTGACCGTGGCCGGACGCATGGTGCAGCGCGTTGCGCAGATCAACCCGCGCCTCATCATGGGCAAAGGCAAGGTTGCCGAACTTGAAGTGCTGGCCCTGCAAGGCCGCGCTGGCATGATGATATTTGACGGAGAGCTTTCGCCCGCACAGCTGCACAACCTTGCCGACATAACCGAACGCAAGGTTATTGACCGCACACAGCTTATTCTTGATATTTTTGCGCAGCATGCGGTGAGCCGCGCTGGCAAGCTGCAGGTTGAGCTGGCCCAACTGCGCTATACACAGCCGCGCCTTGTGGGCAAAAATCGCGCCATGGACCGCCTTATGGGTGGCATTGGGGGCCGTGGCCCCGGCGAAACCAAGCTCGAAACAGACCGCCGCAAAATCCGTGAGCGCATGGCGCGTATCCGCAAGGAACTTGACCAGTTGCGGCGGCAGCGCTCGTTTACCCGTGCGCGCCGGTCACGGCAGGGCATTCCGCTGGCGGCCCTTGTGGGCTACACCAACGCGGGCAAGTCCACCCTGCTCAACACCCTCACCCGCTCCGAAGTGCTGGCCGAAAACAAGCTTTTCGCCACGCTCGACCCCACCACGCGGAGGCTGCGCTTTCCCGCAGAAAAAGAAATTATTCTGGCAGACACCGTGGGCTTTATCCGCAACCTGCCCAAGGAACTCATGGACGCCTTTCGCGCCACCCTTGAGGAACTTGAAGCGGCAGACCTGCTGCTGCACGTTGCCGATGCCTCGCATCCCGACCTGTTGCAACAGATAAGCGCGGTGGAGACCATCCTTGCCGAGATGGAACTGGACCGCATGCCGAGGCTCATGATTCTGAACAAGTGGGATCAGCTGGAAGCCCCGGCCCGCGCGGAACTGGCCGACGCCTTTCCGCATGCGCTGACCATCTCTGCCAAAAAGGGCGACGGCTGCAAGACCCTGCTTGAGGAGCTTGAGTTGTTGCTGCTGCGGCACCCGGCCAGCCTGGTGGCGACAGATACGCCGACCGTATTGAATTAG
- a CDS encoding cupin domain-containing protein — protein sequence MKITKVGTQPSIKGIAERYTGQVRVDPLVPEPNTPSRVTSTLVTFEPSGRTRWHRHPLGQVLIVTSGSGYVQCQDGPVQRINPGDVVWIEPNERHWHGGTATTAMSHVAIQEDLNGSTAEWFEEVSESEYGKE from the coding sequence ATGAAAATCACCAAGGTGGGAACCCAGCCGTCTATCAAAGGCATCGCAGAACGGTACACGGGTCAGGTGCGCGTTGACCCTCTGGTTCCCGAACCCAACACCCCTTCACGAGTAACCTCAACCCTCGTAACCTTCGAACCTTCGGGCCGCACCCGCTGGCACCGCCACCCCCTTGGGCAAGTGCTCATCGTCACCTCTGGCAGCGGCTACGTGCAGTGTCAGGATGGCCCCGTGCAGCGAATCAACCCCGGTGACGTTGTCTGGATTGAACCCAACGAAAGGCACTGGCACGGCGGAACAGCAACAACTGCCATGTCCCATGTTGCCATTCAGGAAGATCTTAACGGAAGCACCGCTGAGTGGTTTGAAGAAGTAAGCGAGAGCGAATACGGGAAGGAATAG
- the rfbF gene encoding glucose-1-phosphate cytidylyltransferase — translation MKVIIMCGGKGTRLREETSVKPKPMVEIGGRPVLWHIMSIYARFGFKDFILPLGYKGEVIKQYFHDYNIRNTDFTVDLKSGNITTYPNPIEDWRVTLCDTGQETQKGGRLKRVAKYIDTDRFMVTYGDGVADIDLNKLIEFHEQSGSMGTFTGVRMPSRFGTVRTDADGKILSWEEKPVLDEFINCGFFVFKREFLDYLTEDEACDLEKEPLQRLAAEGQLSMYPHPGQWQCMDTLRDSIKLNEMWDAGKAFWI, via the coding sequence ATGAAAGTCATCATCATGTGCGGGGGCAAGGGTACGCGTCTGCGCGAAGAAACCTCGGTCAAGCCCAAACCCATGGTTGAGATCGGCGGTCGGCCCGTGCTCTGGCACATCATGTCCATCTATGCCCGCTTTGGCTTCAAGGATTTTATCCTGCCCCTTGGCTACAAGGGCGAGGTCATCAAGCAGTATTTCCACGACTACAATATCCGCAACACGGATTTTACCGTTGACCTCAAAAGCGGCAACATCACCACCTACCCCAATCCCATTGAGGACTGGCGCGTGACCCTGTGCGACACCGGGCAGGAAACGCAGAAGGGTGGCCGCCTCAAGCGCGTGGCCAAATACATCGATACCGACCGCTTCATGGTTACCTACGGCGACGGCGTCGCCGATATCGACCTGAACAAGCTCATCGAATTCCACGAGCAGTCTGGCAGCATGGGCACGTTCACGGGCGTGCGCATGCCCTCGCGCTTTGGTACGGTGCGCACTGATGCGGACGGCAAGATTCTTTCGTGGGAAGAAAAGCCCGTGCTGGACGAATTTATCAATTGCGGATTTTTCGTCTTCAAGCGCGAGTTTCTTGACTATCTTACCGAAGACGAAGCCTGCGATCTGGAAAAAGAACCTCTGCAACGCCTGGCGGCGGAGGGGCAGCTTTCCATGTACCCGCACCCCGGCCAGTGGCAGTGCATGGACACCCTGCGCGACTCCATCAAGCTCAACGAGATGTGGGACGCAGGCAAGGCTTTCTGGATATAA
- a CDS encoding IMP cyclohydrolase — protein MDILPIRRAILSVTDKSGLVEFATFLTSRGVELISTGGTQKALEAAGLPVTAVSTVTGFPEILGGRVKTLHPKIHAGILANKDEPQHMQTLAEKGIRPFDLVCVNLYDFAGAVERHLSLEQAVEEIDIGGPCMLRAAAKNFHSILVLPSPQWYTAAMEELEKDTTVGLEFRQVMASRAFEATSRYDALITSYLRP, from the coding sequence ATGGATATTTTGCCCATTCGTCGCGCCATTTTGAGCGTTACGGACAAGAGCGGCCTTGTGGAGTTTGCCACGTTTCTTACCTCGCGGGGGGTAGAGCTTATCTCTACCGGCGGCACACAGAAGGCCCTTGAGGCGGCCGGTCTGCCCGTCACCGCAGTGAGCACCGTGACTGGATTCCCCGAAATTCTGGGTGGCCGGGTCAAAACCCTGCACCCCAAAATTCACGCGGGTATTCTTGCCAACAAGGACGAACCGCAGCACATGCAGACCCTGGCCGAAAAGGGCATTCGCCCCTTTGACCTTGTCTGCGTCAACCTTTACGACTTTGCGGGCGCGGTGGAACGCCACCTTTCGCTTGAGCAGGCCGTGGAGGAAATCGACATCGGCGGCCCCTGCATGCTGCGTGCAGCTGCCAAAAACTTCCACAGTATTCTGGTGTTGCCCTCGCCGCAGTGGTACACCGCCGCCATGGAAGAGCTGGAAAAAGACACCACCGTGGGTCTTGAGTTCCGGCAGGTTATGGCATCGCGCGCCTTTGAGGCCACCTCGCGCTACGACGCACTGATCACTTCGTATCTGCGCCCCTAG
- a CDS encoding DMSO/selenate family reductase complex A subunit has translation MKKDSDSTPSLLAHREVTRREVLKWCAALGGAAVLPMGCGLPLGLARAASLPPYGTGEQCFYSGCVVNCGSQCTLRAFVKDGRVTRVETDNSEDGPNNRAIRACLRGRSMRKYTYSPDRIKYPMRRVPGAKRGEGKFERISWDEALDTVAKEWVRVLNTYGPESVHRMYGSGTTSSGMTRRNEFFRLANMLGGHLDEYGTYSTAQIAAAIPYLYGSNEGNTVNDMANSKLIVMFGCNILETRQSGGGLSYELFEARKKGNARIIMVDPRYSDSMAKLGDEWVPIRPGSDGALIAAIAYVLMNEGLVDQQFVDTHCLGFDEEHMPEGVPAGNSYRAYIMGEGADKTPKTPQWAENITGYPADKIIRLAREIGSTKPCCVIQGWGPQRHANGDTISRSIAMLAILTGNVGIAGGGSGSAESVSQIGFPRMPEGTNPVKTRISFYTWINAIDDHTQVTAKKMGLRNKEKLDHGIKFLWNSAGNALINQHSDINATRKILEDESKCECIVVVENRMTASAKFADILLPSVTPLEQDDIIQQGYQVDQSSLLIARKAIEPLFEARSQYDICAALSEKIGKLLGRPDLTEKYTEGRSQLEWVKHLYMQARAKKPELPESFEEASKVGLFKWFPMPQKVAYRDFHENPAASPLKTPSGKIEIFSKRLWDLNQTWELPKGDAIYAIPVYEKTWEGPDDHEGMKKHPFQLIGHHYKGRVHSSYANIPWLEQVAPQQLWINEADAALRGIKHNDMVKVFNDRGVVVVRVKVTPRIMPGVLSLPQGAWYAPDKNGVDQGGCINTLTKTHMTPLAKGNPQHTNLVDVVKI, from the coding sequence ATGAAAAAAGATTCCGACTCCACCCCGTCTTTGCTCGCGCACAGGGAAGTAACCCGGCGTGAGGTTCTCAAATGGTGTGCTGCGCTTGGCGGAGCAGCCGTTTTGCCCATGGGCTGCGGCCTGCCCCTTGGTCTGGCCCGTGCCGCCTCCCTGCCGCCGTATGGCACGGGCGAGCAGTGCTTTTATTCCGGCTGCGTGGTGAACTGCGGTTCGCAGTGCACGCTTCGCGCCTTTGTAAAAGATGGCCGCGTCACGCGCGTTGAAACGGACAATTCCGAAGACGGCCCCAACAACAGGGCCATCCGCGCCTGCCTGCGCGGGCGTTCCATGCGTAAGTACACCTATTCGCCCGACCGCATCAAATACCCCATGCGGCGCGTGCCCGGCGCAAAACGCGGCGAGGGCAAGTTTGAGCGCATTTCGTGGGACGAAGCCCTGGATACCGTGGCCAAGGAATGGGTGCGCGTGCTGAATACCTATGGCCCGGAATCGGTGCACCGCATGTACGGCTCGGGTACCACTTCGAGCGGCATGACGCGCCGCAACGAGTTTTTCCGTCTGGCAAACATGCTGGGCGGGCATCTGGACGAATACGGAACCTACAGCACCGCCCAGATAGCAGCTGCTATTCCCTATCTTTACGGTAGCAACGAGGGCAACACCGTCAACGACATGGCGAACTCAAAGCTCATCGTCATGTTTGGCTGCAATATTCTTGAAACCCGCCAGAGCGGCGGCGGCCTTTCGTATGAGCTGTTTGAAGCCAGAAAAAAGGGCAACGCCCGCATCATCATGGTTGACCCCCGGTATTCCGACTCCATGGCCAAACTGGGCGACGAATGGGTGCCCATCCGGCCCGGTTCGGACGGCGCACTGATCGCGGCCATAGCCTATGTGCTCATGAACGAAGGGCTGGTTGACCAGCAGTTTGTGGATACGCACTGCCTCGGTTTTGACGAGGAGCACATGCCCGAGGGTGTGCCCGCTGGCAACAGCTACCGCGCGTACATCATGGGCGAAGGGGCGGACAAGACGCCCAAGACCCCGCAGTGGGCAGAAAACATCACCGGCTACCCGGCGGACAAAATTATTCGCCTTGCCCGCGAGATAGGTTCTACCAAGCCGTGCTGCGTCATCCAGGGCTGGGGGCCGCAACGTCACGCCAACGGCGACACCATTTCCCGTTCCATTGCCATGCTTGCCATTCTTACGGGCAACGTGGGCATTGCGGGGGGTGGTTCCGGCAGCGCAGAGAGCGTGAGCCAGATTGGTTTTCCGCGTATGCCCGAGGGTACAAACCCGGTCAAGACGCGCATTTCTTTCTACACCTGGATCAACGCCATTGATGACCACACCCAGGTGACGGCCAAAAAAATGGGCCTGCGCAACAAGGAAAAGCTGGATCACGGCATCAAGTTTTTGTGGAACAGCGCGGGCAATGCCCTCATCAACCAGCATTCGGACATCAACGCCACCCGCAAGATTCTTGAGGATGAAAGCAAGTGCGAATGCATTGTGGTGGTGGAAAACCGCATGACGGCCTCGGCCAAGTTTGCGGATATTCTGTTGCCTTCCGTAACCCCGCTGGAACAGGACGACATCATCCAGCAGGGCTATCAGGTGGACCAGAGCTCCCTGCTCATTGCCCGCAAGGCCATCGAGCCTCTGTTCGAGGCCCGCTCGCAGTACGACATCTGCGCTGCGCTGAGCGAAAAAATCGGCAAGCTTCTGGGGCGGCCGGATCTGACGGAAAAATACACCGAAGGCCGCAGCCAGCTTGAGTGGGTAAAGCATCTTTACATGCAGGCCCGTGCCAAAAAGCCGGAACTGCCGGAATCATTCGAAGAAGCTTCAAAGGTTGGCCTGTTCAAGTGGTTCCCCATGCCGCAAAAGGTGGCTTACAGGGATTTTCATGAAAATCCCGCGGCCAGCCCGCTCAAGACTCCCTCTGGCAAGATAGAAATATTCTCCAAACGCCTGTGGGATCTGAACCAGACATGGGAACTGCCCAAGGGCGATGCCATCTACGCCATACCCGTGTACGAAAAAACCTGGGAAGGCCCGGACGACCACGAGGGAATGAAAAAGCATCCCTTCCAGCTCATCGGCCACCACTACAAGGGGCGCGTGCACTCAAGCTACGCCAATATTCCCTGGCTTGAGCAGGTTGCGCCGCAGCAGCTCTGGATAAACGAGGCAGATGCCGCGCTGCGCGGAATCAAACACAACGATATGGTCAAGGTGTTCAATGACCGTGGCGTCGTTGTGGTGCGGGTCAAGGTGACGCCGCGCATCATGCCCGGCGTGCTCAGCCTGCCGCAGGGCGCGTGGTATGCCCCGGACAAGAACGGCGTCGATCAGGGCGGGTGCATCAATACCCTGACAAAAACGCATATGACCCCCCTGGCCAAGGGCAATCCGCAGCACACCAATCTTGTGGATGTGGTTAAAATCTAG